Proteins found in one Corynebacterium zhongnanshanii genomic segment:
- a CDS encoding sigma-70 family RNA polymerase sigma factor: MSNSTFEETTVDSTENTDTVEDSEQKTEDKGRRRGNNDNPSADLVRVYLNGIGKTALLTAEDEVELSQRIEAGLYAEHLLKNSDDLSRAKKRDLKILAREGKAARGHLLEANLRLVVSLAKRYTGRGMPLLDLIQEGNLGLIRAMEKFDYTKGFKFSTYATWWIRQAITRGMADQSRTIRLPVHLVEQVNKLSRIKREMYQQLGREATNEELSEESGIEEHKIEMLLKQSRDPVSLDMPVGADEEAPLGDFIEDSEATDAESAVVASLRHSDIRAVLDTLEEREQDVIRLRYGLDDGMPRTLDQIGKRFGLSRERVRQIEREVMAKLREGDRADKLREYAL, translated from the coding sequence ATGAGCAACTCTACGTTTGAGGAGACCACCGTCGATTCCACCGAGAACACAGACACCGTCGAGGATTCCGAACAGAAAACTGAAGATAAAGGTCGGCGCCGTGGAAATAACGATAACCCCTCGGCCGACCTCGTGCGCGTCTACCTCAACGGCATCGGCAAAACAGCCCTGCTGACCGCCGAGGATGAAGTTGAGCTGTCCCAGCGCATCGAAGCAGGACTGTACGCAGAGCACCTACTGAAGAACTCGGACGACTTAAGCCGCGCGAAGAAGCGCGACCTGAAGATCCTCGCCCGCGAAGGAAAGGCTGCCCGCGGCCACCTGCTGGAGGCTAACCTTCGTCTGGTGGTGTCCCTGGCCAAGCGCTACACGGGCCGCGGCATGCCTCTGCTGGACTTGATTCAGGAAGGCAACCTGGGCCTGATCCGCGCGATGGAGAAGTTCGATTACACCAAGGGATTTAAGTTCTCCACCTACGCGACCTGGTGGATCCGTCAGGCCATCACCCGCGGAATGGCTGACCAATCCCGCACGATCCGCCTTCCGGTTCACCTAGTCGAGCAGGTCAATAAGCTCTCCCGCATTAAGCGCGAGATGTACCAGCAGCTCGGCCGCGAGGCGACCAATGAGGAGCTGTCCGAAGAGTCGGGCATCGAGGAGCACAAGATCGAAATGCTGCTCAAGCAGTCTCGTGATCCGGTGAGCCTGGACATGCCGGTGGGTGCCGACGAGGAAGCGCCCCTGGGAGACTTCATCGAGGATTCCGAGGCAACGGATGCCGAGTCCGCGGTCGTGGCTTCCCTGCGCCACTCTGACATCCGCGCAGTTCTGGATACTCTCGAGGAACGGGAACAAGATGTGATCCGCTTGCGTTATGGTCTTGATGACGGCATGCCACGCACGCTGGATCAGATCGGTAAGCGCTTCGGACTGTCGCGTGAACGTGTCCGCCAAATAGAACGCGAAGTGATGGCTAAGCTGCGAGAAGGCGATCGTGCCGACAAACTCCGCGAATACGCCCTTTAA
- a CDS encoding metal-dependent transcriptional regulator, whose translation MRDLVDTTEMYLRTIYELEEEGIPPLRARIAERLDQSGPTVSQTVARMERDGLLSISKDRSLKLSAEGRELATAVMRKHRLAERLLTDVIGLPWEKVHDEACRWEHVMGDDVERRLVDVLKERTTSPFGNPIPGLDVLLDDAPDEHRTELLNEAEENHHPDAQRAADLNATKPVEVIVASINEIVQVEHKIMAKLSVLSMGPGSTVTLVNTEDGIRLSNDNGYIDLPDELSHAIQVKAVK comes from the coding sequence GTGAGAGATCTCGTCGACACTACTGAAATGTACCTTCGTACAATTTACGAGCTGGAAGAAGAAGGGATCCCACCGCTGCGTGCCCGTATTGCGGAGCGTCTGGATCAATCCGGCCCGACCGTCAGCCAGACCGTAGCCCGCATGGAACGCGATGGTCTGTTGAGTATTTCCAAGGACCGTTCGCTGAAGCTCAGCGCCGAAGGTCGTGAGCTAGCCACCGCTGTGATGCGCAAGCACCGTTTAGCCGAACGCCTGCTCACCGATGTCATCGGCCTGCCCTGGGAGAAGGTGCACGATGAGGCCTGCCGCTGGGAACACGTCATGGGTGATGATGTTGAGCGGCGCCTGGTTGACGTGCTCAAGGAGCGCACCACCTCGCCGTTCGGCAACCCGATCCCCGGTCTGGACGTCTTGTTGGATGATGCACCAGATGAGCACCGCACGGAACTGCTGAACGAAGCGGAGGAAAACCACCACCCTGATGCTCAGCGTGCAGCGGATTTGAACGCCACCAAGCCCGTTGAGGTCATCGTGGCCAGCATCAACGAGATCGTCCAGGTGGAGCACAAGATCATGGCAAAGCTGTCCGTGCTGTCCATGGGTCCCGGCAGCACGGTGACCCTGGTCAACACCGAAGACGGCATTCGCCTGAGCAATGACAACGGGTACATCGACCTGCCCGACGAGTTGTCTCACGCCATTCAGGTAAAGGCTGTGAAGTAA
- the galE gene encoding UDP-glucose 4-epimerase GalE: MTDSPTSSSSSALPSGAHVVVTGGAGYVGSVCAHVLVEQGYKVTIIDDFSTGNREAVAPGATLVEGDVRDVIGDVLAAGDVSAVFHFAARSLVGESVEKPDLYWHHNVVTSLRLLDAMREHGVSNLVFSSTAATYGEPQQVPITEDMPTQPTNPYGASKLAIDHIITSYAKAYGLGATSLRYFNVAGAYGSVGENREIETHLIPLVLQVALGHRDSISIFGTDYPTEDGTAVRDYIHIRDLADAHLLAASSNVSGTHRIYNLGSGDGFSVRQVIDTCREVTGHAIPAVESERRAGDPATLVASSARAIEELGWSPSRSDITTIVKDAWAFTSALGDRAHSAKD, encoded by the coding sequence ATGACGGACTCCCCTACGTCGAGTAGTTCCTCTGCCCTTCCCTCCGGCGCGCACGTGGTGGTCACGGGCGGAGCCGGCTACGTCGGTAGCGTCTGCGCCCATGTGCTGGTGGAGCAGGGCTATAAGGTGACGATCATCGACGACTTCTCCACCGGTAATCGCGAGGCTGTTGCTCCTGGCGCAACACTGGTGGAAGGCGATGTCCGCGACGTGATCGGCGACGTACTCGCCGCCGGTGATGTGAGCGCCGTGTTCCATTTCGCAGCCCGCTCCCTCGTCGGCGAATCCGTGGAGAAGCCAGACCTGTACTGGCACCACAACGTGGTCACCAGCCTTCGTTTGCTCGATGCCATGCGGGAACACGGCGTATCCAACCTGGTGTTCTCCTCCACCGCCGCAACGTATGGCGAACCGCAGCAGGTTCCCATCACGGAGGACATGCCCACGCAGCCCACAAACCCTTATGGTGCGTCCAAGCTGGCGATCGACCACATCATCACCAGCTACGCGAAGGCCTACGGGCTGGGCGCGACCTCACTGCGCTATTTCAATGTTGCGGGTGCCTATGGGAGCGTGGGCGAAAACCGTGAGATCGAAACTCACCTGATCCCACTGGTTCTCCAGGTGGCCCTCGGGCATCGTGATTCCATCAGCATCTTCGGCACGGACTACCCCACCGAGGATGGCACGGCCGTGCGCGATTACATCCATATCCGTGATTTGGCCGACGCCCACCTCCTCGCCGCGTCCAGCAACGTCTCCGGAACGCACCGTATCTATAATCTTGGCTCCGGCGATGGATTTAGCGTGCGTCAGGTGATTGATACCTGCCGTGAGGTCACCGGCCACGCCATTCCGGCAGTGGAGTCCGAGCGCCGCGCCGGTGACCCGGCTACGCTCGTTGCCTCCTCGGCCCGCGCGATCGAGGAGCTGGGATGGTCGCCGTCACGCAGCGACATCACCACTATCGTGAAGGACGCGTGGGCCTTTACCAGCGCTCTGGGTGACCGGGCACACAGCGCCAAGGATTAG
- a CDS encoding DUF4192 family protein, whose amino-acid sequence MTDRDIPSTNNTQSPLDYEEDRPRVKLGGNPGTLIASIPALMGFTPEESLVIVGLYNASTTGRAMRIGPIVRTDLGMRSIAEGVDQIVAVCDTLNEPEVVVIAVSEEEELACGLLSVLGMFFEDNLVGINGLHWVEKIESGAPWCFPDGEMGGVVEDVDDNPLRTIGRCSGALQLKDREERERWLLPTMPRLDTRELLAETPGGKDADEHTDAILAVTRLLSDVVLGHRSLDEVIEDHEALMAVARLAIDEDDHTFLVLCAQGTVNPVMRDMVAECARRTRGSMRIRLLALLSVILASNDEGSLAHFVAAGAADECAARSQRNHHDCLTEEMLEVLLATMRCGHQRQTVRAVVACSLHHLASLTLELSGECAADVVDDAEVEELIEWAEQLDEALDVLEWPAITRALNL is encoded by the coding sequence ATGACAGACCGAGATATTCCCTCGACGAATAATACCCAGTCTCCCCTCGACTATGAGGAGGACCGCCCCCGCGTGAAATTGGGCGGAAACCCGGGCACCCTCATTGCCAGCATCCCAGCCCTCATGGGATTCACCCCTGAGGAATCCCTGGTGATCGTGGGGCTCTACAACGCCTCGACTACGGGTCGCGCCATGAGGATCGGCCCCATCGTGCGCACAGACCTGGGTATGCGCTCCATCGCCGAAGGAGTGGACCAAATCGTGGCCGTGTGCGACACCCTGAACGAACCCGAGGTCGTGGTGATTGCCGTGTCCGAGGAGGAGGAACTGGCCTGTGGTCTGCTGTCCGTGCTGGGCATGTTCTTCGAGGACAACCTCGTGGGGATCAACGGGCTTCATTGGGTGGAGAAGATCGAGTCTGGCGCTCCCTGGTGCTTCCCGGACGGCGAGATGGGCGGAGTGGTGGAGGATGTGGACGATAACCCACTGCGCACCATCGGGCGATGCAGCGGGGCACTGCAACTCAAGGACCGGGAGGAACGGGAACGCTGGCTGTTGCCCACGATGCCTCGACTCGATACCCGTGAGCTGCTGGCAGAGACTCCTGGGGGTAAGGACGCCGACGAACATACCGACGCCATCCTCGCCGTGACTCGATTACTGTCCGATGTGGTGCTCGGCCACCGATCCTTGGACGAGGTGATTGAGGATCACGAGGCGTTGATGGCGGTGGCGCGGCTGGCCATTGATGAGGACGACCACACCTTCCTGGTGCTCTGTGCCCAGGGAACAGTCAACCCGGTCATGAGGGATATGGTGGCCGAATGTGCGCGGCGCACTCGCGGCAGCATGAGGATTCGGCTGTTGGCGCTGCTCAGCGTCATTCTTGCCTCCAACGACGAGGGATCGTTGGCTCATTTCGTCGCCGCAGGTGCCGCGGACGAATGTGCGGCCCGGTCGCAGAGGAATCACCATGATTGCCTGACCGAGGAGATGCTCGAGGTTCTGCTGGCCACCATGCGTTGTGGGCACCAGCGACAGACCGTGCGCGCTGTGGTGGCGTGCAGCCTGCATCATCTCGCCTCGCTCACACTCGAGCTGTCGGGGGAGTGCGCAGCCGATGTGGTGGATGATGCCGAGGTTGAGGAGCTCATTGAGTGGGCGGAGCAACTCGATGAGGCCCTGGATGTGCTGGAATGGCCGGCAATCACCCGGGCGCTTAACCTCTAA
- a CDS encoding PAC2 family protein — protein sequence MYDLEYPAPVVHGDQSDSPVPLIVALQGYADAGQAVVNVGTHLLQALDNQLVASFNLDQLVDYRSRRPGVTLDHNSIVDSDRMSLNLHVLKDDSGQPFLLLAGPEPDLKWEAFSDSVVQLARRLNVHRVVSLYSAPMTVPHTRPLIVSAHASDPALLKDFATWDSRMIIPGAASLETELKLARSGVETVGLTAHVPHYIAANDYPEATVKLLQAVSSTIDREFPLSALEGDQSRVQQQLENQMEDSPEIAQVVQALEGQYDAEVERRRRRRENNLLQPGEEIPTGDELGAEFEAFLADVADKDTEPGDD from the coding sequence ATGTACGATCTGGAGTACCCCGCCCCCGTTGTGCACGGTGATCAGTCAGATTCTCCTGTGCCTCTCATCGTCGCTCTTCAGGGCTATGCGGACGCCGGCCAAGCCGTGGTAAATGTGGGCACTCATCTGCTCCAGGCACTGGATAATCAGCTGGTTGCATCCTTTAACCTGGATCAACTCGTGGACTACCGCTCACGCCGGCCTGGAGTCACCCTCGATCACAACAGCATTGTGGACAGTGACCGGATGAGTTTGAACCTCCACGTGTTGAAAGATGACAGCGGGCAACCCTTCCTGCTGCTGGCCGGGCCTGAGCCGGACCTGAAGTGGGAGGCCTTCTCCGATTCTGTAGTGCAGCTTGCTCGGCGGCTGAACGTCCACCGCGTGGTCTCGCTGTACTCTGCGCCCATGACCGTGCCGCACACTCGGCCGTTGATTGTTTCCGCGCATGCCTCGGATCCTGCGTTGCTGAAGGACTTCGCCACGTGGGATTCCAGGATGATTATTCCGGGTGCTGCTTCCCTGGAGACGGAGTTGAAACTCGCCCGCAGCGGTGTAGAAACGGTTGGGCTGACCGCCCACGTGCCGCACTACATTGCCGCGAACGATTACCCAGAGGCCACGGTCAAGCTCCTGCAGGCCGTATCCTCCACGATTGATCGCGAGTTCCCCCTGTCTGCCTTGGAGGGCGATCAATCCCGCGTCCAGCAGCAGCTGGAGAATCAAATGGAGGATTCGCCGGAGATCGCCCAAGTGGTGCAGGCGCTGGAGGGGCAATACGACGCCGAGGTGGAGCGACGTCGGCGTCGTCGGGAGAACAACCTGTTGCAGCCAGGCGAGGAGATCCCCACCGGCGACGAATTGGGTGCGGAGTTCGAGGCGTTCCTAGCGGATGTGGCGGATAAGGACACGGAGCCCGGCGACGACTAG
- a CDS encoding DEAD/DEAH box helicase: protein MGIAAQLAELLPDLDEVPESLVDDAILESFLGWTRDRGITLYPAQEEAATALVAMDNVILATPTGSGKSMVAIAAHFIALARKQRSFYTAPIKALVSEKFFDLCQTFGPENVGMMTGDATVNGNAPIICATAEIVANIALRDGKNARIDQVVMDEFHYYSEPDRGWAWQIPLLELPQAQFLLMSATLGNTEWLEKDLSERTGRTSTLVSGSVRPVPLEFDYVYTPVHETIQNLIHEGLSPIYVVHFSQREAIERAQSLTSMSLVDEEAKKAIAEGIGSFRFSSAFGKTLSRLLRRGIGVHHAGMLPKYRRLVEKLSQAGLLKVICGTDTLGVGINVPIRTVLMTGLAKYDGVKQRLVKSREFHQIAGRAGRAGYDTKGTVIIQAPEHEIENYRLRERAGSDPKKLKKLRKKSAPEGQVVWTEKTFDRLSVAEPEELMSQFRMSHSMLLNVVAREQWTYEALENLLRTNHDSRAKQNKSIIHTIELYRGLINAGIVEEFPDDTPSGLNARLTQDMQRDFALNQPLSPFALAALDLLDPESETYTLDIISTFEAVLDDPRQVLLAQRAHARGEEIAALKAEGVDYTERMAIVEDISWPQPLADELEEAYETFCEGNPWARDFELSPKSVVRDMIEKAMTFSDLIATYSLGRSEGVVLRYLTDAWRTLEHSVPLTHRTEELEDILVWLGELIRQVDSSLIDEWTAMADPDASLTEEQVQELAYGVEDPSLLTSNPRALKRMVRNHFFRHVELFAFEKEEQLETLDSYLDSPPDWPTAMDHYFEEYADVGLDAAARASHMILIREGEGDEKNFWFVRQIIDDPEGDHGWALEGVVDLDETDEAGEVRLGELKIVEG from the coding sequence GTGGGCATTGCGGCACAACTGGCGGAACTGCTTCCCGACCTAGACGAGGTACCAGAATCGCTGGTTGATGACGCGATCTTGGAGTCCTTCCTCGGTTGGACGCGTGATCGTGGGATCACGCTCTACCCCGCCCAGGAGGAGGCCGCCACTGCATTGGTGGCGATGGATAACGTCATTCTGGCCACGCCGACGGGCTCCGGAAAATCTATGGTGGCCATTGCCGCGCACTTTATTGCGTTGGCGCGAAAGCAACGGAGCTTTTATACGGCACCCATTAAGGCGCTGGTGAGTGAAAAGTTCTTCGATTTGTGCCAGACGTTCGGACCCGAAAACGTCGGCATGATGACCGGCGATGCCACGGTCAATGGCAATGCGCCGATTATCTGCGCCACCGCGGAAATTGTGGCCAATATCGCGCTGCGCGACGGAAAGAATGCGCGCATTGACCAAGTGGTCATGGACGAGTTCCACTATTATTCGGAGCCCGACCGCGGGTGGGCTTGGCAGATTCCTCTGCTGGAGTTGCCGCAGGCACAGTTTTTATTGATGAGCGCCACGCTGGGTAACACGGAGTGGTTGGAAAAAGATCTCTCTGAACGCACTGGCCGCACCAGCACGTTGGTGAGTGGGTCGGTGCGCCCTGTTCCGTTGGAGTTTGACTACGTCTACACCCCGGTGCACGAGACGATTCAGAACCTGATCCACGAGGGCCTGTCTCCCATCTACGTGGTGCATTTCAGCCAACGGGAGGCGATCGAACGGGCGCAGTCCTTGACCAGCATGTCTCTGGTGGATGAAGAAGCCAAGAAGGCGATCGCAGAGGGCATTGGCTCCTTCAGGTTCAGTTCTGCCTTCGGTAAGACGCTCTCGCGGCTTCTGCGGCGCGGCATTGGTGTGCATCACGCTGGAATGCTGCCGAAGTACCGGCGTTTGGTGGAAAAGCTTTCCCAAGCCGGCCTGCTGAAAGTCATTTGTGGCACCGATACTTTGGGCGTGGGGATTAACGTCCCTATTCGCACGGTTCTGATGACCGGTCTTGCAAAATACGACGGCGTGAAGCAACGCCTGGTGAAATCCCGCGAGTTCCATCAAATTGCCGGCCGCGCCGGCAGAGCCGGTTATGACACCAAGGGAACGGTAATTATTCAAGCTCCTGAGCACGAGATCGAGAATTATCGCCTTCGCGAACGCGCCGGTTCTGATCCCAAGAAGCTCAAAAAGCTTCGCAAGAAATCAGCCCCGGAGGGTCAGGTTGTGTGGACGGAAAAGACCTTTGACCGCCTCAGCGTGGCCGAGCCCGAGGAGCTGATGAGCCAGTTCCGCATGTCTCACTCCATGCTGCTCAACGTGGTGGCGCGCGAGCAATGGACCTATGAGGCTCTCGAGAATCTTCTGCGCACCAACCATGACTCTCGCGCCAAGCAGAACAAGTCCATTATCCACACCATCGAGCTGTATCGCGGGCTGATCAACGCAGGCATTGTGGAGGAGTTTCCCGATGACACACCGTCGGGCCTGAACGCGCGTCTGACGCAGGACATGCAGCGCGACTTCGCCCTGAATCAGCCCCTGTCCCCCTTCGCGTTGGCCGCGCTGGACCTGTTGGATCCCGAGTCGGAGACATACACCCTGGACATCATCTCCACCTTCGAGGCCGTGTTGGACGATCCGCGCCAGGTGCTGCTGGCCCAACGCGCGCACGCCCGCGGCGAGGAGATCGCCGCTCTGAAGGCCGAAGGGGTGGACTACACCGAGCGGATGGCCATCGTGGAAGATATTTCCTGGCCACAGCCGCTGGCCGACGAGCTGGAGGAGGCCTACGAGACCTTCTGCGAGGGCAACCCCTGGGCACGCGATTTTGAATTGAGCCCGAAGTCCGTGGTGCGTGACATGATCGAAAAGGCCATGACGTTCAGCGATCTCATCGCCACCTATAGCTTGGGACGTTCCGAGGGCGTGGTGCTGCGATACCTGACCGACGCCTGGCGCACGTTGGAACATTCAGTCCCACTCACGCATCGGACCGAGGAGTTGGAGGACATCCTGGTGTGGCTGGGAGAGCTCATTCGCCAGGTTGATTCCTCCCTCATCGACGAGTGGACGGCCATGGCCGATCCGGATGCCAGCCTGACTGAAGAGCAGGTCCAGGAGCTGGCCTACGGAGTGGAGGATCCGTCATTGCTGACGAGCAACCCTCGTGCGCTCAAGCGCATGGTGCGCAATCACTTCTTCCGCCACGTGGAGTTGTTCGCCTTCGAGAAGGAGGAGCAGCTGGAGACGTTGGACTCCTACCTGGACTCGCCCCCAGACTGGCCGACTGCCATGGATCACTACTTCGAGGAGTATGCCGACGTAGGACTGGACGCAGCCGCGCGGGCCTCCCACATGATCCTCATCCGTGAAGGTGAGGGCGACGAGAAGAACTTCTGGTTCGTTCGCCAGATTATCGACGACCCCGAGGGCGACCATGGGTGGGCGTTGGAAGGCGTGGTGGACCTTGACGAAACCGATGAGGCCGGCGAGGTGCGCTTGGGCGAGCTCAAGATCGTCGAGGGCTAG
- a CDS encoding hydrogen peroxide-inducible genes activator, which yields MSPREYRPTISQLRTFTTIAETGHFGTAAIQLGISQPSLSQGLNALEMGLGAQLIERSTRRVIVTPVGRSLLPHARATLDSLDCLVALAKGGHGALIGEFTVGIIPTIAPFILPGFLKRLPSEAPDLQPHIIEGQTSSLSDSLRQGKIDVAIIAGGEDVKGLDSTELYTEEFVLIVPSSSPLAGRRDVSVRELEALDLLLLDEGHCLRDQVLNICRRAELSTNPQHDRTRAAGLSTIVQMVAAGLGSTLIPLSAVEAECQRPGLGIATIKGGARTASRTVELVYRNSSVQVEEFRALGRILENTYHDVVTRSREIVERSVMAPRR from the coding sequence GTGAGCCCACGCGAGTATCGCCCCACGATCTCTCAACTGAGAACTTTTACGACTATCGCTGAGACCGGTCACTTCGGTACCGCGGCGATACAGCTGGGAATCTCCCAGCCATCGCTGTCTCAGGGTTTGAACGCCTTGGAGATGGGTCTGGGAGCGCAGCTGATTGAACGCTCCACCCGGCGAGTCATCGTCACCCCCGTGGGGCGCAGCCTGCTTCCGCACGCTCGCGCCACGCTGGATAGCCTGGACTGCTTGGTTGCCTTGGCCAAAGGAGGGCACGGGGCGTTGATCGGGGAGTTTACGGTGGGCATCATTCCCACCATCGCCCCGTTCATCCTCCCGGGATTCTTGAAGCGCCTGCCTTCCGAAGCCCCGGACCTTCAACCCCACATTATTGAGGGGCAGACGTCGAGCCTCAGCGATTCCCTGCGACAGGGAAAAATCGACGTGGCGATCATCGCCGGGGGAGAAGACGTGAAGGGACTGGACTCCACTGAGCTGTACACCGAAGAGTTTGTGCTCATTGTGCCGTCGTCTAGTCCGCTGGCTGGACGCCGCGATGTGAGTGTGCGCGAGCTCGAGGCATTGGATCTGCTGCTGCTCGACGAAGGGCACTGTCTGCGCGATCAGGTGCTAAACATCTGCCGCCGCGCGGAACTGAGCACCAATCCTCAGCACGATCGCACCCGGGCTGCCGGATTGTCCACGATTGTGCAAATGGTGGCCGCAGGCCTGGGCTCCACCTTGATCCCGCTGTCGGCAGTGGAAGCGGAGTGCCAACGCCCCGGGCTTGGCATTGCGACCATCAAGGGTGGGGCACGCACGGCGAGTCGGACGGTAGAACTCGTCTACAGAAACAGTTCCGTGCAGGTGGAGGAGTTTAGGGCCCTGGGACGGATCCTGGAAAACACGTACCACGACGTGGTGACACGAAGCCGCGAGATCGTGGAGCGCTCGGTGATGGCACCGCGGCGCTAG